TAATAGACCTAACGAAGTGTTATAGTGGAGTTATTTACTATGGTCCCCCTGTTGGGGCTGATGTAATAACGTACGGTGTCCACTAGATGGAGACATTTAATCTGCTGCGATTCGATCATGCAACAAGATGTGagcttttcatttaaatgcTACACAGGACCGTGCAACAGATGCCTTTCCCTCCACTGTACCTTAAAATTTCAGCTAGTTAGTTATCGCTAGCCAAAGCAGAACAGGATATTATTCCTTCTTTTGAGTTAATGCTGTCCAGGCAGCAACATGTTACTTAACGTTACCCGGGGAAACAGCAATCAGGCTTCACATTGTCGTTGAAGCCGCACGAGTGCAATCTTtttgaacataaaaaataaatagattacGTGTCGCTATacgtacaaaataaaaaaaaagaagtcaccACGACGAATAGCTCACACGGTGTTGGAAAGAAATGAGTGTAATGAACGTTCTTGTAAAACCTCTATGAACTACTTTATCTAATCTAATTAAAGCCGCAGCACAATTTAACATATGTATTTTCCCACAACCAGACATCGGTGTGGTTTGCAGAGAATCATTTTTTTGTCCACAAATGTCTCATACCATTGTTACTACTGCAGCACAAGTTGGGTCATGGGAGTCTATTAGATACACAGTGTGAATAACAGAACATCACTGCCACCATATGGACTGACCAAGAGtcaaaaactgtatttttaaaaaggctgaAAGACAAGCAGGGTGTGAGGAAAGAAGAATCGGGAAACATGTCTTCAAAGAGGGTGTTATACATTTATTATTGAACCTGCTTTTGAAATCCAAAAGACGGGGTAAGGGATTAAAAAAATCATTGCACTACTTAATAAAGTATTACTAGTAATTACTCTTatacaaaatgtacaaatgtttgttaaaaatgtcattatcgtcacaacaggccttcaaataaTTTTGGTTACAGATATAATACATAATGAAACTACTATGACACCATTTTATTTATAGAGTTTCAgagttttaaaaggaaaatattcaACAACCCAACAGCTTGCATGGAAAAGATTGGCAAAATAAATCGATAAGCACAAATTATACTGGTGGCACCGATTTCTGACAAAACATAAATAGTGGGACTGAGGTAATTGCTATTGAAccaagcaacaacaaaaaaaaaaaaaaactgtccaaaTAAAACTATCCCAAGACACAAAATGGATGCATATGGTCACAAAAATGGCCTTTTACACCAAAGAAAAATATAGTTCCCCTCACCATTGCCATGGATATCGAATTTGTTTATACACGCACAACACTGACAGAGAGTCTCGTGAAACAAAGCTCTTCCTGGTTCTCTACGGATGCACTGCtggttcacttttttttttttggcaaacaaAAGTCAGGTTTGAACCAACGTGTTTGTCGGATCTCTGGATAGAAACAAGTTGTAGCTGCAGAAACTACAGTTTTGTAAAATGCTTCCCAGACGTGAGACTTTACGGCCGTGGCTGAACTTTCCAAAACAAACGTGAGCTTCTCTATAAGCTTCTAAACAGCGATCATTCCATTAGAAAAGCTGCTCTGTGCATAAGGTGAACATCGTTATCACATGGTGACATGGGCCTTACAGAGATTAAAGTCTCATTAAGAAACGGATGTGCACTGGGAATAAGAGAAGGGGATTTATATTTCGGGATAGTTTAGCTACCGGAAGTCAATGTGGAGTTTATGGAGGTTTTTTGATgcattcaaatatttgtttttacacacacacacacaaaatttgGTCAAACCGATCAGTGGTTtgttcaggggaaaaaaaagtgtgtagGTCTTAAATCTATGTAATAAAGTGCTGAAGTGTCACAGCCACTGTGTGGTGAAGCAGTAGATTAACCGTGACCTTTAAATTCTCTAACCTGTTCACTGTCAATGCTGGAGAAATCAACACTAAACTGAAAGCTGCTTGGCTACAAAGACCAAAATAGACAACTGTTTCCAAAAGGCCTCGTCCCGAGAGAAAGATCGAGCTCGTATGAATGTTCTGGAGACATGTTATGGATGTTTGGCATTAACCAACAGCTATGTATCTAACCAAATCACATAATGTGCcgtggggagagaaaagagatagTCCTGATTTGTAAAAATGGTTTTACAAGGACCTTAAGACGAGAAAAATATAGAAGGACGGACATGGAGTGATGGGGTCAAAGTTGTAGAGCGTATAAATGACGTGTagctttgagaaaaaaaaaaaacagagcaacaaaaacaagtctTGTTAACTTCAGCGGAGGTTTTCCTGGTCCTCCACGCAGAATTTAAACAGATTTTTTTGAAGCAAATCTTGGCTGTACATTTCTCAAGCTGCCCTCAACCTCCAGAGTCTAATTTGTCTGAAATTGAATGGAAAGAAACCGGTTTAATGGAGTCAATGCACTGTACCACGCAGACTGGATAAATACCACAGgaaaagtaacacacacacacgtgtatagAGAAAGCAGTCTATGTTGTGCTGTTCTGAAGAAGCTTTGACACAGTATCTTTGTCTTCCCTCATACATACTTCTGTCCCACCGAGGAATGTAAGAATACAAACACAGGAATTAAAATGGACTGATAGTGTTCAAATTCCATTGTAAAGAGACTAATAGAAATGATGATGTTAATgcttaattataataataactatGAAATGACAATAGCATTGGACTGTCAATTCAACCATACCGAGAAAATACACCTTTGTCTACGTGCACATGAaaatgtgtgtacgtgtttcAGAGGCAATTTAAAGTAAAGGGGTAACcatgagaagaagaagggcTCTAAAAGTCCAAAACAGAAGGCCGAGGAAGTCCAGCAATAAAGTGAGTAAGAGTCAGTAAAATGTTGATAATCCCAAATGAGAATGAATGTTCTGTGTCCTGGGGGACAAAGAGTGAAGGAATAAGGAACACTGATTTCTCACACAGTTATGTGGCAGAGGAAGCGTATGATAAAACAAGAGAAGTTCACGGATTGGTTGTTGCATCCAAAAGGCCGACAGGGATTTAGGGTTTTGGGACTTGGTCACTCTGAATCCCGCTGGACCTCAGAAGCATCGGCCCGACAGATAGGACAGGTTCGGTTAGCCTGGAAGAAATGGAAAGCAAGAGGCTGTGGGTTAAAcagtgtaattatatatatatatatatatatatatatatatatataaataaataaataaataaataaagatctgaagACCTGATATCAGGGGTAAAAAGCAGGGTAATGTAAACAGGTTTGACCAGGCAGCGGACAACAGTTAACACATCTTAGTTATCCAAACAGCTTATTGTCTTTACTCACCTTAAGCCACTTGTCTACACACTTGGCATGAAACTCGTGATTACAGGGCAAGACCCTGAGGAGCTGGCGAGACTCAAAGTCACACATACATACCACGCACCTGTAAGACAAAGCAAGGTTGTTTGCtattttaaaagaagaataTCGCCTAACAATatagatattttttttaaaggtagaAAGGTACTGACAGTGTCTGTTCAGATTGATGGTTGTTGGAGTTGAACCTGTATGATGGGAGCTGTTCTATATCGGCCTTAGTGAGCCCACGGGGCTTTGCCTCCCCCAGACGTTCTGCAAGGTTCAGCAAGGCCTGAAggttccacacagaaatgcaaagtTCAGAATGGGAAAAAGTATGAAAAGCAGTCGTCTCTCTAGCCTAGATCAAAAGGAGGACCCTTTAATAAGACACATGTGTCTTATCTGTAGAGGAACAAGAAGAAGTCATTGTGAACGGTCAAATGACGTGGCAGCAGTGAGCCTACCTCATAGTTCTCCACCTCGCCGTCGTCCACATCCAGCTCTAGATTTATGGTGGGGGCCACATTTGGGGGCACAGGAAGCATTGACCTGGACGTGGTTAAAGACAAGGTAAACCAAATTTGGTTGATTGCATTTGTGACATATCGGAGACGACCCAAATCGACTGCAAATACACCCTTGCAGTTCCACATAAACTTGAGAAACACTTACAGGAAGTAAGGCAGGAAGCTGGGGTGGTAGGGCGACGGGGGCACAGCCTGCTGAGAGCGGTAACGCCGGCTTGTGAATCGGCGAGGCATAAAGTGGGGATAGGGCTGTGGAAGACGGGACAAAGGAGACTAAATTCATTAATTCcgtcaaaggaaaaaaaggcttcaTCTTACCACAATAATATATGCTAATCCAAACAAATGCTGTCATGGTGACAGATGTACTCACCACTGTAAAGAGCTCATGCGAAAGGGGGTCATGGTGCGATAGGAACTGGAGTGGCGTGGAGGGcggcagggaggagggaggctggtggtgatggtggtgatggtgggcATAACTGAAGCCTCCACCTACTGAGAGCTGCTCGCCCAGAATATCAACCTCATTTTCGATCCTCTGTAAAGGCTGTGAAGAAACCCGATACGTCATGGATCATGTCAAATGCACAACGAGCATTCTGATGGGATCAGAACTGTGCAAAAGACGTTCACAAGGAGTAGTGCAAGCTTCTTGAGGCTGCTAAACCGGGACAGCAGATTGTTTTCAATAGAATATTaatactttcctttttttggggggggggggggggaataaaagacAGCCCTTAGTTATCTGACAAGAAAATGAATACAACTACAGTTCTCGTGGGGTCATTTTTTCACACAGAATGATAAgttcatataaataaataaatacaaaagaaagTCATTCACGTACCGATCGTGGCTGTTGCGTCTGGAAAGGCAGGAACTGTCCAGGTGTGTGGAGGTGGGGCGGGTGGtgtgagaggtggggggggtgggagagcaGGAACTGAGTGTCACTGGACAGCAGCGAGGGAAAGGCATAGGGCACAGGCAGATGTTGCATTGAACAAGCCTGTAGCATCTGGAAAAGGGGTGAATAGGGAGAGAGAATTGTTAGAACTGGCTGATCAATGTTAATGTGCCACGTCTTGCCACAAGGTGGCAGCCAAGGACTGAAAGATCACAAACTCCACTTTGCTTTTTCTCCAACGGATTCATACAAGAGGCTGTGCAGCGCGAAGCCTACTTCCTTAtgaacaaacagacacacgctgCTGGGCTCTTCTCACCGGGTGGTAGTGTTGTCCCGTGCTGAAGACCACACTGCAGGCGGGGACTTGTTGTTGTGACGAACACGTAGGGGGAAGGTGCTGGCCGCTACACAAAGGTGCTGCCAGACTGTGCGGAGGGACTGGGGTCACTGTGTAGGACACTGGCACGCTGCTCTGCTGCAACTGAGGAGAAAAAGGGTTTAatatgcagcacacacacacagtgtaactTGAATCTATTTGCAGACTAACCTGTTCATGCAAGTCCATGACCATGGCACCCCTCTGCTGTTGCGTTGCATGATGGTGTTGCGGGTGATGGTGGTGAAGATGATGAGCAGCCGGGTGCAGTAGTCGTGGCGACAAAGCGGGAGGGTGAAAAGCCCGGGGCTCCTCCAAacccgcccccccgcctccaGCTGAAGGGGGCTGAACGTAGACGCTGGGTGTCGGTGTCGGGTACGTCTGGTGTGTGGAGGGGTTGGGGTTGTGGCGGTAGTTTTCATCCTGGTGCTCTGATGGCGCCAGGCGAGGTAGAGGGCCCTGGGTGGCGGGGTGGTGATGGGGGGGTATGTGACGGATGGGTCTGGAGAGACGGCCGCGCTGGCGCCTCGCAGGCGGGCTAGAGGTGGGAAGAGGGACCGTTTTTCACATTTCGGATTCGCCCGTTAACCAACTCCGTGGCAGCCGCAGAAGAAATCAACCTACCTGCGCCTGTGGCGGGCAGGGGTGAGGCATCTCTCCGGATGGTAGTGCGGGTGAGGTTGTCTCCGACTTGGGGGTCCTGACTCCCAGGGGCGGATTGGGGGAGACGGGGTGGACGGTGGAGGGGCGGACGAGCTCAGCTGTTCCAACACCGACTGACTGGACAGCCTCTGGCGCTTTGGACTGGGGCTTTCCTCACTCTGCAGAGGGGAGGAACAcgaagaaacaaaaagaagggagggagagggtgagTGTTGCGCTTAGTGACCCATAGCACTCGTATCAAATCAATTTCACGATGAGCAACGGTCCCCCAATACGTACTACTGCACAGACAGCTCCTTTGTGACTAGTGGCATTTCCTGTAggatccagtgtgtgtgtgtgtgtgtgtgtgtgtgtgcgtgcgagaaAGAGCGCATATACACCACCAGTGCTCTGAGACCATGGGGGTATAAGGTCACTTCCTCTTGGAGGGAGGAAATGCAAGACAAGTACTCACAAGCCCACGTGCGAGTCATACATACACACCCTCAACTGGAGAGCTCAACAAACAGAAGCCGGTGAGACGCACAAAGGCCGTGAAATAGGTGTCGTCATCAAGATTTAAGACCGGCTGAGGAGTTATCATAAACGCATCTCATCTGTGAGTCACTTCACTTACAGTCAAACAGTGACTTTCACACTCGGCGAGGCAAGAACACACACGCTCATGTATCCGTTCTTAGTCACGCTCCAGAACACAAGCCGTAGCTCCGCTCTGAGGAACACACAAGTTACTCaagagcccacacacacacacacacattcatagtCACATTACTTTTACCCCCTCTACTTACTCAATCCCTGCTTCCACCTCACCTCTTTGTGGGAGAGACGCGTTAAAAGTGTGATAAAAATGACTCAGCGGCTGTGACTTTCAACACACACttatgcagagacacacagcaacCTTGAGAGCAGTGTGATAGCTAACAGGAAACAGCTGGAGTGCAAGCTGCAGAAACACGCAGTTATGGAAAGGCCTGCAGACATGCGCACATTCACACGTGGAAGGCTGCCACTGTTTGAGGGTGTACGACCCATAAAAAACCAAAAGCCTTCTGAAGCGCTTCAGAGCAAGATGCTGCAGCTcgatcaaacaaacaaagtgcgtttctcctgcagtgttaaaaacacactgaacgGGAGAATATCTGTGTGTTATGTGGGCAAGACAAACAATAAGAATGCCTTGATTTCAGCTTGACcagagaggaccatgggatagGAGAAGGGTTGGGACGAACGCTGCACAacggaggagaaagggagaagtgGATAGAATGAGTAAAGACAgttgagggagagaagaagctcGGGCGCACCAGAAACCCCAACGACAAAAACGGATTGGTCCGTGTGTTTGCGGCCAAATAATTGGGGTGAATTTGTGTCCAAAATGACATGTTGCATCACTGAGCCTGTCCCGACACCGTACCGCCCCGGGATGTGTAGAATGAGATCTCTAGGAATTCAAATTTCCAGGAAATATGCACGGGGCAGTTTTGTTAATATATAATGAAA
The sequence above is a segment of the Gasterosteus aculeatus chromosome 9, fGasAcu3.hap1.1, whole genome shotgun sequence genome. Coding sequences within it:
- the rnf38 gene encoding E3 ubiquitin-protein ligase RNF38, with translation MPIAATGQPTTREHRVCPRLPSTPEPVPKGVDLFDEAGAAESAERTEYGGAEGGRGLGYSYSQSGARGFAQPGSTNGSPPQSPAASSSFLFHPLHPLHHHHHHHPHHHHMAMEPPRTRSRSRSGYYQQYGGGNGIGITGGGVTGSNLHLHHHQHQQHHQHQQHQQQLHPQQHGAGCEPLGAHAILSENQPRAPGSSAAPGGQRLSSVPGAHRVPAAGASGGSYHCHPDHAYGDESDKSEESPSPKRQRLSSQSVLEQLSSSAPPPSTPSPPIRPWESGPPSRRQPHPHYHPERCLTPARHRRSPPARRQRGRLSRPIRHIPPHHHPATQGPLPRLAPSEHQDENYRHNPNPSTHQTYPTPTPSVYVQPPSAGGGGAGLEEPRAFHPPALSPRLLHPAAHHLHHHHPQHHHATQQQRGAMVMDLHEQLQQSSVPVSYTVTPVPPHSLAAPLCSGQHLPPTCSSQQQVPACSVVFSTGQHYHPMLQACSMQHLPVPYAFPSLLSSDTQFLLSHPPHLSHHPPHLHTPGQFLPFQTQQPRSPLQRIENEVDILGEQLSVGGGFSYAHHHHHHHQPPSSLPPSTPLQFLSHHDPLSHELFTVPYPHFMPRRFTSRRYRSQQAVPPSPYHPSFLPYFLSMLPVPPNVAPTINLELDVDDGEVENYEALLNLAERLGEAKPRGLTKADIEQLPSYRFNSNNHQSEQTLCVVCMCDFESRQLLRVLPCNHEFHAKCVDKWLKANRTCPICRADASEVQRDSE